Proteins encoded within one genomic window of Haladaptatus sp. QDMS2:
- the sufB gene encoding Fe-S cluster assembly protein SufB, with protein sequence MSSQEDHLKKTDTEARFEFKKEQKSAFKTEKGLTEETIRLISEDKDEPEWMLERRLRALKQFQKMPMPTDWPGQPDLSELDINEIVPYIRPDVETRGGVDNWDELPEEIRDTFDKLGIPEAERKALSGVGAQYESEIVYQNMQEQWEEKGVIFCNMDQAVQEHEDIVKEYFMTKCVPPSDNKFAALHGAVWSGGSFVYVPEDVTVEMPVQAYFRMNSEGMGQFEHTLIIAEKNSEVHYIEGCSAPKYGVHNLHSGGVEVFVKEGAHVQYSTVQNWSKNTFNLNTKRAIVEKNGTMEWVSGSMGSKATMLYPATILKGPGARDNHITIAFAGKGQNIDTGAKVYHNAPNTKSTIESKSISKDGGRTNYRGLVHISRGATGSSTSVECDALMFDNESTSDTMPYMEIQESQVDVAHEATVGKIGDEDIFYLQSRGLDDDEAKQMIVAGFIEPITEELPIEYAVELNRLIELEMEGSLG encoded by the coding sequence ATGAGTTCACAAGAAGACCACCTCAAGAAAACCGACACCGAGGCCCGCTTCGAGTTCAAAAAGGAGCAGAAGTCGGCGTTCAAAACGGAAAAAGGCCTCACTGAAGAGACAATCCGTCTCATCAGCGAAGACAAGGACGAGCCCGAGTGGATGCTCGAGCGCCGTCTGCGCGCGCTGAAGCAGTTCCAGAAGATGCCGATGCCCACCGACTGGCCGGGTCAGCCGGACCTCTCGGAGCTCGACATCAACGAGATTGTCCCATACATCCGCCCAGACGTGGAGACACGCGGCGGTGTGGATAACTGGGACGAACTGCCAGAAGAGATTCGAGACACGTTCGACAAACTCGGGATTCCAGAAGCAGAGCGCAAGGCACTCTCCGGTGTCGGTGCGCAGTACGAATCCGAGATTGTCTACCAGAACATGCAGGAACAGTGGGAGGAAAAGGGCGTCATCTTCTGCAACATGGACCAGGCGGTCCAGGAGCACGAAGACATCGTCAAAGAGTACTTCATGACCAAATGCGTGCCGCCGAGCGACAACAAGTTCGCGGCGCTGCACGGCGCAGTCTGGTCCGGCGGGTCGTTCGTCTACGTCCCAGAGGACGTGACGGTCGAGATGCCAGTCCAAGCGTACTTCCGCATGAACTCCGAGGGGATGGGCCAGTTCGAGCACACGCTCATCATCGCGGAGAAGAACTCCGAAGTCCACTACATCGAGGGCTGTTCGGCACCGAAGTACGGTGTCCACAACCTCCACTCCGGTGGCGTCGAAGTCTTCGTCAAGGAGGGCGCACACGTCCAGTACTCGACCGTCCAGAACTGGTCGAAGAACACGTTCAACCTCAACACGAAGCGCGCCATCGTCGAGAAGAACGGGACCATGGAATGGGTCTCCGGGTCGATGGGTTCGAAGGCAACCATGCTCTACCCAGCGACTATCCTCAAGGGACCAGGTGCGCGTGACAACCACATCACGATTGCATTCGCCGGCAAGGGCCAGAACATCGACACCGGCGCGAAGGTCTACCACAACGCGCCGAACACGAAGTCCACCATCGAGTCCAAGTCCATCAGCAAGGACGGCGGCCGAACGAACTACCGTGGCCTCGTCCACATCTCGCGTGGGGCGACTGGCTCCTCTACGAGCGTCGAATGTGACGCACTGATGTTCGACAACGAGTCCACTTCGGACACGATGCCGTACATGGAGATTCAGGAGTCCCAGGTCGACGTCGCTCACGAGGCAACCGTGGGTAAGATCGGCGACGAGGACATCTTCTACCTCCAGAGTCGCGGGCTCGACGACGACGAAGCCAAGCAGATGATTGTCGCCGGGTTCATCGAACCCATCACGGAAGAACTGCCAATCGAGTACGCAGTCGAACTCAACCGGCTCATCGAACTCGAAATGGAGGGCAGCCTCGGATAA
- the sufD gene encoding Fe-S cluster assembly protein SufD, translated as MSAQVHANFTEEQVRQISEQLDEPEWMLETRLDALAALEDADMPHVIRTPGRNWTNLADLDFESFVDPLNAAEEKDQVGPDNVEVLSFAEALNEHEDLVKEHFGSVVPTQENYLTALSTALFTTGTVVYVPKGVDAEDVKIRTTMNSRSLFNYTLVVTEENSSVTILERQSTGEAVEGERYYSGIVEIVAGENSHVQYGSLQNLDEETYNYQLKRGDTDTYSTINFIEGNIGSRMTKSSVETNLNGDTSETKIIGAFFGHNDQHIDIASRVWHMAEHTTADLVTRGVLDDAARSVYEGVQDVGRDAWDTNSYQRESTLMLSDESEADASPKLIINNHDTEASHSASVGQVDKEDLLYMTSRSIPEQVAKNMLVEGFFVPVLDEIEVDEFRTDLEALIEERLHN; from the coding sequence ATGAGTGCGCAAGTACACGCCAACTTCACCGAAGAACAGGTCCGCCAGATCAGCGAGCAACTCGACGAGCCCGAGTGGATGCTCGAGACCCGTCTCGACGCACTCGCGGCCCTCGAGGACGCAGACATGCCCCACGTCATCCGGACGCCGGGGCGCAACTGGACCAACCTCGCAGACCTGGATTTCGAGTCGTTCGTCGACCCGCTCAACGCGGCGGAGGAAAAAGACCAGGTTGGTCCCGACAACGTCGAAGTGCTCTCCTTCGCGGAAGCGCTGAACGAGCACGAAGACCTCGTCAAAGAGCACTTCGGCTCCGTCGTTCCGACCCAGGAGAACTACCTGACCGCCCTCTCTACGGCCCTGTTCACCACGGGCACCGTCGTCTACGTCCCGAAGGGCGTCGACGCAGAGGACGTGAAGATTCGCACCACGATGAACTCGCGGTCGCTGTTCAACTACACGCTCGTCGTCACGGAGGAGAACTCCTCGGTGACCATCCTCGAACGCCAGTCCACGGGTGAGGCAGTCGAGGGCGAGCGCTACTACAGCGGCATCGTCGAAATCGTCGCTGGTGAGAACAGCCACGTACAGTACGGCTCCCTCCAGAACCTGGACGAGGAGACGTACAACTACCAGCTCAAGCGCGGGGACACGGACACCTACTCGACCATCAACTTCATCGAGGGCAACATCGGCTCTCGCATGACGAAGTCCTCGGTCGAGACGAACCTCAATGGAGACACTTCCGAGACGAAAATCATCGGTGCGTTCTTCGGTCACAACGACCAGCACATCGACATCGCCTCCCGCGTCTGGCACATGGCAGAGCACACGACCGCAGACCTCGTCACGCGCGGCGTTCTCGACGACGCCGCCCGCTCGGTCTACGAGGGTGTCCAGGACGTCGGTCGCGACGCGTGGGACACCAATTCCTACCAGCGCGAGAGCACGCTGATGCTCTCAGACGAGAGCGAGGCAGATGCGAGTCCGAAGCTCATCATCAACAACCACGACACCGAGGCCAGCCACTCGGCGTCGGTCGGACAGGTCGACAAAGAGGACCTCCTCTACATGACCTCCCGGTCGATTCCAGAGCAGGTGGCGAAGAACATGCTCGTCGAAGGATTCTTCGTCCCGGTACTCGACGAAATCGAGGTTGACGAGTTCCGCACCGACCTCGAAGCGCTCATCGAAGAGCGCCTGCACAACTAA
- a CDS encoding pyridoxal-dependent decarboxylase: MASSNQRFTNPDLTPEEFRDLGYRTVDMIAEFYEGLDRHPVFPAKHEQDVEALFEEPLPMDGQDPTAIVEEWRTKILPNATHNTSPRYFGYVMGSGTMIGTLAEALAAAVNMNTGGWKPAPAATEVERRTISWLSELIGYDPDCGGLLTSGGTMANFIAVLTALRNVAEYDTTVKGLQTADRPGRYTLYMADHEGHSSLYRVADMLNLGREAVRLVPSKDDFTMDTAALERLLDEDIANGDVPFCVVAQVGSINVSAIDPLAKIADICASRGLWFHADGACGAVGAMLPELEARYEGLDRADSITLDPHKWLYVPYECGAVLVREGDRLRRSFDMEAPYLHGTLPTEYEGHDFYQHGPQMSRGFRALKLWMSLKHYGVEGYRELLRQNIACAHHLDAVVRSEPDFQAVQEPNLYIYSFRYVPADLRAEELLDDENTAVIDEYLDTLNQKIADAIQESGLAFFGTTSIHDRTVLRFSICSHRSTTADIDDVVAAIRAAGDELDNADRPTLAATNPDLARR; this comes from the coding sequence ATGGCATCGAGCAATCAACGATTCACGAATCCAGATCTCACGCCCGAGGAGTTCCGCGACCTCGGGTATCGGACGGTGGACATGATCGCGGAGTTTTACGAGGGTCTCGACCGGCATCCGGTGTTCCCCGCAAAGCACGAGCAAGATGTCGAAGCGCTGTTCGAGGAGCCACTGCCGATGGACGGGCAGGACCCGACAGCCATCGTCGAAGAGTGGCGGACCAAAATCCTGCCGAACGCGACCCACAACACCTCTCCGCGCTACTTCGGCTACGTGATGGGGTCGGGGACGATGATTGGCACCCTGGCCGAGGCGCTCGCCGCCGCGGTCAACATGAACACCGGCGGGTGGAAACCAGCCCCAGCCGCCACTGAGGTCGAACGGCGCACCATCTCGTGGCTGTCGGAACTCATCGGCTACGACCCAGATTGCGGTGGTTTGCTCACGAGCGGCGGAACGATGGCGAACTTCATCGCAGTTCTCACCGCGCTCAGAAACGTCGCCGAATACGATACGACCGTAAAGGGTCTCCAGACGGCCGACCGACCGGGGCGCTACACGCTCTACATGGCCGACCACGAGGGTCACTCCTCGCTGTACCGGGTTGCGGATATGCTCAACCTCGGACGCGAGGCAGTTAGATTGGTCCCGAGCAAGGATGATTTCACGATGGATACAGCCGCGCTCGAACGACTGCTCGACGAAGACATCGCGAACGGCGACGTTCCGTTCTGCGTCGTCGCGCAGGTCGGGTCGATTAACGTGAGTGCCATTGACCCGCTCGCGAAAATCGCCGATATCTGCGCGTCTCGCGGCCTCTGGTTCCACGCAGACGGAGCCTGTGGGGCCGTCGGCGCGATGCTGCCCGAACTCGAAGCGCGCTACGAGGGCCTTGACCGCGCGGATTCGATAACGCTCGACCCGCACAAGTGGCTGTACGTCCCCTACGAGTGTGGAGCCGTTCTCGTCCGCGAGGGGGACCGCCTGCGCCGGTCGTTCGACATGGAAGCGCCCTATCTCCACGGGACGCTCCCCACCGAGTACGAGGGTCACGATTTCTACCAGCACGGCCCGCAGATGTCGAGAGGATTCCGGGCACTCAAACTCTGGATGAGCCTCAAACACTACGGCGTGGAGGGCTACCGCGAACTCCTTCGCCAGAACATCGCGTGTGCTCATCACCTCGACGCGGTCGTGCGAAGCGAACCCGACTTTCAGGCGGTTCAGGAGCCAAACCTCTACATTTACTCGTTCCGGTACGTCCCCGCGGACCTCCGGGCCGAGGAACTGCTGGACGACGAAAACACGGCCGTCATCGACGAGTACCTCGATACGCTCAACCAGAAAATCGCGGACGCGATACAGGAGAGTGGGCTCGCGTTCTTCGGAACCACGTCGATTCACGACCGGACCGTGCTTCGGTTTTCGATTTGCTCTCACCGGTCAACGACCGCGGATATAGATGACGTGGTCGCGGCGATTCGCGCCGCTGGTGACGAACTCGACAACGCGGATAGACCGACGCTCGCAGCGACGAATCCGGACCTCGCACGGCGATAA
- a CDS encoding DNA polymerase domain-containing protein → MGLDQFDATEPAEETDRLAAEARAVAGDGATHADVVDSAAKKFPDATGTIELAVSQVDYTLVGSGDAEAPVLHVFGRTADDELEHVLVSGFRPYFYAPTDSLSDDKLDMDVITGWEEGYESIRGEKLTKIFGRTPRDVGQIRDRFDHFEADILFPNRLLIDKDITSGIRVPERRGNDGAIHVPHTEIEAVDVDANLRVNTFDIEVEDRNGFPEDGEEPIICLTSHDSFDDEYVMWLYEAPDGATGLDDLSAYDPIEGDIEFEIRRFEAEDEMLAAFLDYLVETDPDVLTGWNFADFDAPYLLDRLEELERGSAYDLDYNRLSRVDEVWRSDWQGPNIKGRVVFDLLYGYKRTQFTELDSYRLDAVGEVELGIGKERYAGSIGDLWEENPSKLLEYNLRDVELCVELDRKQGIIPFWREVASFVGCKLEDAPTPGDAVDLYVLHKVHGNFALPSKGRAESEDYEGGAVFDPISGVRENVTVLDLKSLYPMCMVTINASPDSKVGPDYEGETFKAPNGTHFRKQPDGIIREMVDELLSEREQKKELRNQNDPDSTDYDRFDRQQAAVKVIMNSLYGVLGWERFRLYDKEMGAAVTATGREVINFTEQAANDLGYNVVYGDSVTGDRPIVVQDPSGTVQIIPIEQLFELASADDADILITADGGPVAHSTVGKSRRSLDGWNALSLSETGDAEWQPITQVIRHKTDKKVVRLQHKFGESTTTHDHSYMVENDGTFVEASPADVREPLRIPSFPDVASVDSIDVYEMLNGYEREYTDGMSVGSERGKTKIKHIHADDEWVWFGHEHHGRLQSTVKVKRRIDLQSADGAALIRLLAAYLAEGSSSTQETTASKFGASISESRQEWLTQLKDDYHRLFEGATASIIASDSQAERTVSYETGGEPASVSYNDTTLKLQMMNELSAVFFREFSGQTSRGKRIPGFVFHLENQLQDVFLEVLVEGDGSRKFPRYADDYAKRNFDYETTSRELAAGLSMLLTQQNQKHSMKYRDSKGTYTIRTCDYYRSGRDPVLTEVEHDGYVYDLSVEKNETFVDAVGGLVLHNTDSIMLELGPDVDKESAIEQSFDIEEHINEAYDEFAREKLNAENHRFQIEFEKLYRRFFQAGKKKRYAGHIIWKEGKDVDDIDITGFEYKRSDIAPITKEVQLRVIEMIVHGEDLEKVKTYVHDVIEDFRAGNVGLDDVAIPGGIGKQLDNYDTDTAHVRGAKYANLLLGTNFQRGSKPKRLYLAKVHPAFFRRIETETGIDPAGMTADELLYGEFKRDPDVICFEYADQVPEEFQVDWDKMLEKTLQGPIERILEALDISWEEVKSGQEQTGLGSFM, encoded by the coding sequence ATGGGGCTCGACCAGTTCGATGCCACGGAGCCAGCGGAGGAGACAGACCGGCTCGCAGCGGAGGCACGAGCGGTCGCCGGCGACGGCGCGACGCACGCGGACGTCGTCGACTCGGCGGCCAAGAAATTCCCCGACGCAACCGGAACCATCGAACTGGCCGTCTCGCAGGTCGATTACACGCTCGTCGGCAGTGGCGACGCAGAAGCCCCCGTCCTCCATGTCTTCGGACGCACGGCGGACGACGAACTCGAACACGTCCTCGTCTCTGGTTTTCGGCCGTACTTCTACGCGCCGACCGACTCGCTCTCTGACGACAAACTCGACATGGACGTCATCACGGGGTGGGAAGAGGGCTACGAGAGCATTCGGGGAGAGAAACTGACCAAAATCTTCGGGCGCACGCCGCGCGACGTGGGGCAGATTCGTGACCGCTTCGACCACTTCGAGGCGGACATCCTGTTCCCGAACCGCCTGCTCATCGACAAGGACATCACAAGCGGAATTCGGGTGCCAGAACGCCGCGGCAACGACGGCGCCATCCACGTCCCGCACACGGAAATCGAGGCGGTCGACGTCGATGCGAACCTGCGCGTGAACACGTTCGACATCGAAGTCGAGGACCGAAACGGCTTCCCCGAAGACGGCGAGGAGCCGATTATTTGCCTGACCAGCCACGACTCGTTCGACGACGAGTACGTCATGTGGCTCTACGAGGCTCCCGACGGTGCGACGGGACTGGACGACCTCTCTGCCTACGACCCGATAGAGGGGGATATCGAGTTCGAGATTCGCCGGTTCGAGGCAGAAGACGAGATGCTCGCGGCGTTCCTCGACTATCTGGTCGAAACCGACCCTGACGTGCTGACCGGGTGGAACTTCGCGGACTTCGACGCGCCGTACCTCTTAGACCGCCTCGAAGAACTCGAACGCGGTTCAGCGTACGACCTCGACTACAATCGTCTCTCGCGCGTAGACGAGGTCTGGCGCTCTGACTGGCAGGGGCCGAACATCAAAGGACGCGTCGTGTTCGACCTGCTGTATGGCTACAAACGGACTCAGTTCACCGAACTCGACTCCTACCGCCTCGACGCGGTGGGTGAAGTCGAACTCGGCATCGGAAAGGAGCGCTATGCCGGGTCTATTGGCGACCTCTGGGAGGAGAACCCGTCGAAACTGCTGGAGTACAACCTGCGCGACGTGGAGTTGTGCGTCGAACTCGACCGTAAGCAGGGAATCATCCCGTTCTGGCGCGAGGTGGCGTCGTTCGTCGGGTGTAAACTCGAAGACGCGCCGACGCCGGGCGACGCGGTGGACCTCTACGTCCTGCACAAGGTCCACGGCAACTTCGCCCTGCCCTCGAAGGGCCGAGCTGAGAGCGAAGACTACGAAGGCGGTGCGGTGTTCGACCCCATCTCGGGCGTCCGCGAGAACGTCACGGTGCTCGACCTGAAGTCGCTGTACCCGATGTGCATGGTCACCATCAATGCCTCGCCCGACTCCAAGGTCGGCCCCGATTATGAGGGCGAGACGTTCAAAGCCCCGAACGGGACGCACTTCCGAAAACAGCCAGACGGCATCATCCGAGAGATGGTGGACGAACTCTTGAGTGAACGCGAACAGAAGAAGGAACTTCGCAACCAGAACGACCCCGATTCGACAGACTACGACCGCTTCGACCGCCAGCAGGCCGCCGTGAAGGTCATCATGAACTCCCTATACGGGGTGCTGGGCTGGGAGCGATTCCGCCTGTACGACAAGGAGATGGGCGCTGCGGTGACCGCGACTGGCCGTGAGGTCATCAACTTCACCGAGCAGGCCGCGAACGACCTGGGTTACAACGTGGTGTACGGCGATAGCGTTACTGGTGACCGACCAATCGTTGTGCAAGACCCGTCTGGAACGGTCCAGATAATACCAATCGAGCAATTGTTCGAATTGGCATCTGCCGACGATGCCGACATTCTTATCACTGCAGATGGAGGTCCAGTTGCCCACTCGACAGTTGGGAAATCACGCCGCTCGCTTGACGGATGGAACGCGCTCTCGCTGAGCGAGACCGGGGACGCAGAGTGGCAGCCAATTACGCAAGTCATTCGCCACAAGACGGACAAGAAAGTGGTTCGGCTGCAGCACAAATTCGGTGAGTCTACGACAACACACGACCACTCCTACATGGTCGAAAACGATGGCACATTCGTCGAGGCCTCGCCTGCAGACGTTCGCGAGCCGCTTCGAATTCCATCGTTTCCGGATGTTGCCTCTGTTGACTCGATAGACGTCTACGAGATGCTGAACGGTTACGAACGCGAATACACCGACGGCATGAGTGTTGGTTCTGAGCGCGGAAAAACGAAGATAAAGCATATCCACGCAGACGACGAATGGGTCTGGTTCGGTCACGAACACCACGGTCGATTACAGTCAACGGTGAAAGTGAAGCGCCGAATCGACTTGCAAAGTGCGGACGGGGCCGCACTGATTCGGCTTCTTGCTGCCTATTTAGCGGAGGGAAGTTCCTCGACACAAGAGACGACTGCTTCGAAATTTGGTGCGAGCATCTCGGAATCGCGTCAAGAGTGGCTTACCCAACTCAAAGACGACTACCACCGTCTTTTCGAGGGAGCGACCGCAAGTATCATCGCAAGCGATTCACAAGCGGAGCGGACGGTTTCGTACGAGACAGGAGGTGAACCGGCTTCGGTGTCGTACAACGACACGACATTGAAGCTTCAGATGATGAACGAACTCTCTGCTGTATTCTTTAGGGAGTTTTCTGGACAAACGTCTCGTGGAAAGCGTATCCCTGGATTCGTCTTCCACCTCGAAAACCAGCTCCAAGACGTCTTCCTGGAAGTCCTCGTAGAAGGTGACGGCTCTCGAAAATTCCCACGATACGCAGACGACTATGCGAAACGGAATTTCGATTACGAAACCACTAGTAGAGAGCTTGCTGCAGGGCTCTCCATGCTTTTGACCCAACAAAACCAGAAACACTCGATGAAATATCGAGACTCGAAGGGGACATACACGATTCGAACGTGCGACTACTACCGCAGCGGTCGCGACCCAGTTCTTACTGAAGTCGAACACGATGGCTACGTCTACGACTTGAGCGTCGAGAAGAACGAGACCTTCGTCGATGCCGTTGGTGGACTAGTGTTGCACAATACCGACTCAATCATGCTGGAACTCGGACCAGACGTAGACAAGGAGTCGGCCATCGAGCAGTCGTTCGACATCGAGGAACACATCAACGAAGCCTACGACGAGTTCGCGCGCGAGAAACTGAACGCAGAGAACCACCGCTTCCAAATCGAGTTCGAGAAACTCTACCGGCGGTTCTTCCAGGCGGGGAAGAAGAAGCGCTACGCGGGCCACATCATCTGGAAGGAAGGCAAAGACGTAGACGACATCGACATCACCGGCTTCGAGTACAAGCGCTCCGACATCGCGCCCATCACGAAGGAGGTCCAGCTCCGGGTCATCGAAATGATCGTCCACGGAGAGGACTTAGAGAAGGTGAAAACCTACGTCCACGACGTCATTGAGGACTTCAGAGCAGGGAACGTCGGGTTGGACGACGTGGCGATTCCGGGCGGTATCGGGAAGCAGTTAGACAACTACGACACCGACACCGCACACGTACGCGGGGCGAAATACGCGAACCTGCTGCTCGGGACGAACTTCCAGCGCGGGAGCAAGCCAAAGCGCCTCTATCTCGCGAAAGTGCACCCGGCGTTCTTCCGACGTATCGAAACGGAGACCGGCATCGACCCTGCCGGAATGACGGCGGACGAACTGCTCTACGGCGAGTTCAAACGCGACCCGGACGTCATCTGCTTCGAGTACGCAGACCAGGTTCCAGAAGAGTTCCAGGTTGACTGGGACAAGATGTTAGAAAAGACATTACAGGGACCAATCGAGCGCATTCTCGAAGCCCTCGACATCTCCTGGGAAGAAGTCAAATCGGGACAGGAGCAGACTGGGCTCGGGAGCTTCATGTGA
- a CDS encoding DUF1059 domain-containing protein, which translates to MAHQVLCRDAGNDCDFMIRSENKDELIEMVKMHAKETHGLDYSTADVEGVMKSA; encoded by the coding sequence ATGGCTCACCAAGTACTTTGCCGCGATGCTGGAAACGACTGTGACTTCATGATTCGTTCAGAGAACAAGGACGAACTCATCGAGATGGTCAAAATGCACGCAAAAGAGACCCACGGCCTCGACTACTCGACAGCCGACGTCGAGGGCGTCATGAAGTCGGCCTGA
- a CDS encoding universal stress protein, with amino-acid sequence MQTGLVVVEPLDSNRELVREAGEFAKGSGAKLVLLSILPEEEYDERHEARRQGSSGETTYTLEEAEDEALRLATKLGLEELKDLGVEYETVSVVGQLTKRILAAAEDFEADHIFLIGTRRSPSGKALFGDVAQSVLLNFDNGPVTVMMQDRD; translated from the coding sequence ATGCAAACCGGATTGGTCGTGGTCGAACCCCTCGACAGCAACCGAGAACTGGTCCGCGAAGCGGGTGAATTCGCCAAAGGCAGCGGCGCGAAACTCGTTCTCCTCTCGATTCTTCCCGAGGAAGAATACGACGAGCGCCACGAGGCCCGCCGTCAAGGTTCTTCCGGGGAAACCACCTACACCCTCGAAGAGGCAGAGGACGAGGCCCTCCGCCTCGCGACGAAGCTCGGCCTTGAGGAGCTGAAGGATCTCGGCGTTGAGTACGAGACGGTGAGTGTCGTGGGCCAGCTCACGAAGCGCATCCTCGCCGCCGCAGAGGACTTCGAGGCAGACCACATCTTCCTCATCGGGACGCGTCGCTCGCCCTCCGGCAAGGCGCTGTTCGGCGACGTCGCACAGTCGGTGCTCCTCAATTTCGACAACGGTCCGGTCACGGTCATGATGCAGGACCGCGACTGA
- a CDS encoding ferritin-like domain-containing protein, translating into MSLGQRVSSDHQLARLLQIGVVLEEVVEARAHHHYESLGADELDDEIVHLLEHAAEESAEHRERLSALIDELDAEVIGYEEIEMLVSERYGRTKPEDFDGLLYDQLCNEETAYKFYDDLIDAIEASETAFSIDRDRLIETLASIREEEAEGVEAVTKLMETRE; encoded by the coding sequence ATGAGCCTTGGCCAGCGCGTCTCGTCGGACCACCAGCTCGCTCGGCTGCTCCAGATTGGGGTCGTCTTAGAGGAAGTCGTCGAAGCGAGAGCCCACCACCACTACGAATCGCTCGGCGCGGACGAACTCGACGACGAAATCGTCCACCTCTTAGAACACGCCGCAGAGGAGTCAGCAGAACACCGCGAGCGACTCTCTGCGCTCATCGACGAACTCGATGCGGAGGTCATCGGCTACGAGGAAATCGAGATGCTCGTCTCGGAACGCTACGGGCGCACCAAGCCAGAGGATTTCGACGGTTTGCTCTACGACCAGCTCTGTAACGAGGAGACGGCGTACAAGTTCTACGACGACCTCATCGACGCCATCGAAGCGAGTGAAACCGCGTTCAGTATCGACCGAGACCGCCTCATCGAAACCCTTGCGTCCATCCGCGAAGAGGAAGCAGAGGGTGTCGAAGCAGTGACTAAACTCATGGAGACGCGCGAATGA
- a CDS encoding metal-dependent transcriptional regulator, giving the protein MNTADQYLKAIYLVQQMEDGPAATGKLADMLEVSPASVNEMIGKLEARDLLIHEKYKGASLTDEGIMRARDSLQTYCIIERFLIEVLDVEEFNAEAKALESVIDETVADRLDTIIDRDSRCPDCFSAEDDVCSLLVQDLELSQSSSQSSPAK; this is encoded by the coding sequence ATGAACACCGCCGACCAATACCTGAAAGCAATCTACCTCGTCCAGCAGATGGAAGACGGTCCCGCCGCCACGGGCAAACTCGCGGACATGCTCGAGGTGAGTCCCGCGAGTGTAAACGAAATGATCGGCAAGCTCGAAGCCCGGGACTTGCTCATCCACGAGAAGTACAAAGGCGCATCGCTCACCGACGAGGGAATCATGCGTGCGCGGGACTCGCTCCAGACCTACTGCATCATCGAACGCTTCCTCATCGAGGTGCTGGACGTAGAGGAGTTTAATGCCGAGGCGAAGGCACTGGAAAGCGTCATCGACGAGACGGTGGCAGACCGCCTCGACACGATTATCGACCGCGACTCACGCTGTCCTGACTGCTTCTCCGCCGAGGACGACGTTTGCTCGCTTCTCGTCCAGGACTTGGAGCTCTCCCAGTCGTCCTCCCAGTCGAGCCCCGCGAAATAA
- a CDS encoding ABC transporter ATP-binding protein produces the protein MARLEIKNLHAEVAEEGGETILRGVNLEVQSGEIHALMGPNGSGKSTMAKIIAGHPAYTVTAGEILLHLEEDEFADLDEAIPEAKRTWNLLDLEPPERAALGIFLGFQYPAEIEGVTMVNFLRTALNAKLEEREDLIFGEDDDEEEEEAGYSTSPMEGPADDGEVGVAEFQQILKEKMELLDMDEKFAMRYLNAGFSGGEKKQNEVLQAAILEPSIAVLDEIDSGLDIDRLQDVSKGINALRDEVGTGILQITHYQRILDYVEPDHVHIMMDGKVVKSGDASLAEELEDKGYDWIREEVYETA, from the coding sequence ATGGCTAGGCTAGAAATCAAAAACCTACACGCAGAAGTAGCAGAAGAGGGCGGCGAGACGATTCTCCGCGGCGTCAATCTCGAAGTGCAGTCCGGCGAGATTCACGCCCTGATGGGACCGAACGGCTCCGGGAAGTCGACGATGGCGAAGATTATTGCCGGTCACCCGGCCTACACGGTCACCGCCGGAGAAATCCTCCTCCACCTCGAAGAAGACGAGTTCGCGGACTTGGACGAGGCGATTCCAGAGGCAAAGCGCACCTGGAACCTCCTCGACCTCGAACCACCAGAGCGTGCCGCACTCGGCATCTTCCTCGGCTTCCAGTATCCCGCCGAGATCGAGGGCGTCACGATGGTTAACTTCCTCCGCACCGCGCTCAACGCGAAACTCGAAGAGCGCGAGGACCTCATCTTCGGCGAGGACGACGACGAGGAAGAAGAAGAAGCGGGCTACTCCACCTCCCCGATGGAAGGCCCAGCAGACGATGGCGAAGTCGGTGTCGCCGAGTTCCAGCAGATTCTCAAAGAAAAGATGGAACTCCTCGACATGGACGAGAAGTTCGCGATGCGCTACCTGAACGCCGGGTTCTCCGGCGGTGAGAAGAAGCAAAACGAAGTGCTGCAGGCAGCCATCCTCGAGCCATCCATCGCCGTGCTCGACGAAATCGACTCCGGGCTCGACATCGACCGCCTGCAGGACGTCTCGAAGGGCATCAACGCGCTTCGCGACGAGGTCGGCACGGGTATCCTTCAGATTACCCACTACCAGCGCATCCTCGACTACGTCGAACCAGACCACGTCCACATCATGATGGACGGGAAGGTCGTAAAGAGCGGCGACGCGTCGCTCGCTGAGGAGCTCGAAGACAAGGGGTACGACTGGATTCGCGAAGAAGTCTACGAGACAGCGTAA